In the Palaeococcus pacificus DY20341 genome, one interval contains:
- a CDS encoding hydrogenase large subunit, with the protein MAKSTYYIPVGPIHPALKEPIRVEAEVEGEKIVKVDVKRGFAHRGIEYMGMKRNAIQTLYLSERICGICSISHPYAFVLGSEKALGIEAPPRAQYIRTVIAELERIHSHILWLGVIAHEMGFDSLLFWTWKGREKILDLLELITGNRINYSMYMIGGVRRDLKESHIKAIREAIDYYWKFTEQMKEIFLSDPVYKARTRGVAQLSKELALKLNVVGPVARAAGLRIDVRQDTPYDAYADIDVKAIVPQDIVGEVYGDGYDITLVRLYEIEQSLDIIEYCIDNLPEGKILAIPNYVALLNKIKKTQGEGIGMHEAPRGEVIHYFKYDGTRDGPAVWKVVAPSYNNINSWGPALLGAEVADIPIVVAYIDPCMCCNDRMAVVKDSSGKVLPYDLIRKKAIEKTMRIKKELGVRK; encoded by the coding sequence ATGGCTAAATCAACTTATTACATCCCCGTTGGGCCAATTCATCCCGCACTAAAGGAGCCCATTAGGGTAGAGGCCGAAGTGGAAGGCGAGAAAATTGTTAAAGTTGACGTTAAGAGGGGCTTTGCCCACAGAGGGATAGAATACATGGGAATGAAGAGAAATGCCATACAAACACTCTATCTCTCGGAGAGAATATGCGGTATCTGTTCAATTTCTCACCCCTACGCATTTGTTTTGGGAAGCGAAAAGGCTTTGGGGATCGAAGCACCTCCGAGAGCACAGTACATAAGAACAGTTATAGCAGAACTCGAGAGGATACACTCTCACATACTCTGGCTCGGTGTTATAGCTCACGAAATGGGCTTTGACTCGCTCCTCTTTTGGACATGGAAGGGAAGGGAAAAGATACTCGATTTGCTTGAGCTCATAACGGGGAACAGGATAAACTACTCTATGTATATGATTGGAGGAGTTAGAAGGGATCTAAAGGAGAGCCACATTAAAGCGATAAGAGAGGCTATAGATTACTATTGGAAGTTCACCGAGCAGATGAAGGAGATATTCCTATCGGACCCCGTTTATAAGGCGAGGACGAGGGGAGTTGCTCAGCTCTCAAAAGAACTAGCATTAAAGCTTAACGTAGTTGGTCCAGTTGCAAGGGCAGCCGGACTTAGGATAGATGTTAGACAGGATACTCCATACGATGCTTATGCAGATATAGATGTTAAGGCCATAGTTCCTCAGGATATCGTTGGAGAGGTCTACGGCGATGGCTACGACATAACTTTGGTCAGACTTTATGAGATAGAGCAGAGCCTTGACATAATTGAATATTGTATTGACAACCTTCCAGAGGGCAAAATTTTGGCAATTCCAAATTATGTTGCCCTTTTGAACAAAATAAAGAAAACACAGGGAGAAGGCATTGGAATGCATGAAGCACCGAGAGGAGAGGTTATTCACTACTTCAAATACGATGGCACGAGAGATGGGCCCGCAGTCTGGAAAGTTGTGGCTCCGAGCTACAACAACATAAACTCTTGGGGGCCTGCACTTCTTGGAGCGGAGGTGGCAGATATCCCAATAGTTGTGGCATATATTGACCCATGTATGTGCTGTAACGATAGGATGGCCGTTGTTAAAGACAGCAGTGGAAAAGTGCTTCCCTATGATCTTATTAGAAAGAAGGCGATTGAAAAGACCATGAGAATTAAGAAAGAACTGGGGGTGAGAAAATGA
- a CDS encoding 60S ribosomal export protein NMD3 gives MSERFCYRCGISESEGGPLIDGLCQVCFRKENPVLLMESEINTELCQNCGSYKKRGVWVDPESYELDELIFEVADNALLENLLLDERIKGVEIVEKEELDAIEEIPVGKAYVSFEPIDWHVEHFPAIVTYYIRVKAKIHELQIEFHEESKEVVVYVRQTVCPRCQKFLGGYFEAILQVRAEGRELSKEERDEIANLVQEKVDEIMKRDRMGFIQDTVEKDEGLDFYMGSTKAARKLAQAIKDRYGGSISEAYQLIGQDRLRSKPVQRASISIRLPKFVKGDIVGDKNGNIYRVEGLDGRGINLINLATHKSEHKDWKSVKRDEMDLVEHEKSEAMVTSLTPNEVQFMDMKSYETFEIEKPKLELQEGEVYKLLKIKGRYYVEGKKE, from the coding sequence ATGAGTGAGAGATTTTGTTACCGGTGTGGAATAAGCGAGAGTGAAGGAGGGCCTTTAATAGACGGCCTATGCCAAGTGTGCTTTAGGAAGGAAAACCCTGTGCTTTTGATGGAGAGCGAGATAAACACTGAACTGTGTCAGAACTGTGGGAGCTATAAAAAGAGAGGTGTTTGGGTTGACCCGGAGAGCTATGAATTGGATGAGCTTATTTTTGAAGTTGCAGATAACGCCCTTTTGGAAAACCTCCTCCTTGATGAGCGCATTAAAGGGGTGGAGATAGTAGAGAAAGAGGAGCTAGATGCTATTGAAGAAATTCCTGTGGGAAAAGCCTACGTAAGCTTTGAGCCTATAGACTGGCACGTGGAACACTTCCCAGCTATAGTGACCTACTATATTAGAGTTAAAGCCAAAATCCACGAGCTCCAAATAGAATTCCATGAAGAGAGTAAGGAAGTTGTGGTTTACGTGAGGCAGACCGTTTGCCCAAGGTGCCAAAAGTTCCTGGGAGGCTACTTTGAGGCCATTCTTCAAGTTAGGGCCGAGGGGAGAGAGCTGAGTAAAGAGGAAAGAGATGAAATAGCAAACCTCGTTCAGGAAAAGGTCGATGAGATAATGAAGAGAGATAGAATGGGCTTCATCCAGGATACTGTAGAGAAAGACGAAGGACTGGACTTCTATATGGGTTCAACTAAAGCAGCTAGAAAGCTTGCCCAAGCTATAAAGGACAGGTACGGCGGAAGCATAAGTGAAGCCTACCAACTCATAGGCCAAGATAGACTTAGGAGCAAGCCAGTTCAAAGGGCAAGCATTAGCATTAGACTCCCCAAGTTTGTAAAAGGGGACATAGTTGGGGATAAAAACGGAAATATCTACCGCGTTGAAGGGCTTGATGGAAGGGGAATTAACCTCATAAACTTAGCAACCCATAAGAGCGAGCACAAAGACTGGAAGAGCGTGAAGAGGGACGAAATGGATTTGGTTGAGCATGAAAAAAGCGAGGCCATGGTAACGAGCCTAACTCCGAATGAAGTCCAGTTTATGGACATGAAGAGCTATGAGACTTTTGAGATTGAGAAGCCAAAGCTCGAGCTTCAAGAGGGGGAGGTCTACAAGCTCCTGAAGATAAAAGGAAGATACTACGTTGAGGGTAAGAAAGAGTGA
- a CDS encoding aminotransferase class V-fold PLP-dependent enzyme has translation MKIPEDIRKDIPLTQEVIYFDNTATSLTPIPVIEAMDEYYLKYRANVHRGVHRLSQRATHEYENARKVTADFIGAKFEEIVFTKNTSESLNLVALGLEWKKGDKIVTTPYEHHSDLLPWQKAAKKYGAKLEIIEGDDEGNLDLADAEKKIKGAKLVAIQHVSNALGVIHEVEEIGKMAKEEGAIFVVDAAQSVGHMEVNVNKLHADFLAFSGHKGPMGPTGIGVLYIREEFFDTFDSPLVGGGTIEDVSLGEYTLTQPPERYEAGTPNIGGAIGLAAGIKYIQKIGLDKIEKQEHKLVKRITEGLSELEVPWYGPRDLKKHAGVVSFNVPPLHPHDVAAVLDEHNIMVRSGHHCAIPVMKRLGINGTVRASFHVYNSLEEVETFLSVMEELVKSLR, from the coding sequence ATGAAAATCCCAGAGGACATTAGAAAGGATATACCGCTTACTCAAGAGGTAATCTACTTCGACAACACAGCTACATCCCTAACACCAATCCCCGTAATCGAAGCTATGGACGAGTACTACCTCAAGTACAGAGCCAACGTTCACAGGGGAGTGCACCGCCTTTCCCAAAGGGCTACCCATGAGTATGAGAATGCGAGGAAAGTGACAGCAGACTTCATTGGTGCAAAGTTTGAGGAGATAGTTTTCACAAAGAACACGAGCGAGAGCTTAAACCTAGTCGCCCTCGGTTTGGAGTGGAAGAAGGGCGATAAAATCGTGACAACTCCATATGAGCACCACTCAGACTTATTGCCTTGGCAGAAGGCTGCGAAGAAGTACGGAGCAAAGCTTGAGATAATCGAAGGCGACGATGAAGGCAACCTTGATTTGGCAGATGCAGAGAAGAAAATCAAAGGAGCTAAGCTCGTCGCTATTCAGCACGTCTCCAACGCTCTCGGTGTTATCCATGAGGTAGAAGAGATTGGGAAGATGGCAAAAGAAGAGGGGGCCATATTCGTCGTAGATGCCGCTCAAAGCGTCGGCCACATGGAAGTTAATGTTAACAAGCTCCATGCTGACTTTTTGGCATTCTCAGGTCACAAAGGCCCAATGGGACCCACTGGTATAGGTGTGCTCTACATTAGGGAAGAGTTCTTCGATACATTTGACTCCCCTCTAGTAGGCGGCGGGACAATTGAGGATGTTAGCTTGGGGGAGTATACACTTACTCAGCCTCCAGAGCGCTATGAGGCAGGAACCCCTAACATAGGTGGAGCAATAGGATTGGCAGCTGGAATCAAGTACATCCAAAAAATTGGCTTGGACAAGATTGAAAAACAGGAACACAAGCTCGTTAAAAGAATCACAGAAGGCTTAAGCGAGTTGGAAGTACCTTGGTATGGTCCTAGAGACCTCAAAAAGCACGCTGGAGTTGTGAGCTTCAACGTTCCTCCGCTTCACCCACACGACGTTGCTGCCGTCTTGGATGAACACAACATAATGGTTCGCTCAGGCCACCACTGCGCTATTCCAGTGATGAAGCGCTTAGGAATCAACGGAACTGTTAGAGCTTCGTTCCATGTCTACAACAGCCTCGAGGAAGTTGAGACCTTCTTAAGCGTCATGGAGGAGCTCGTCAAGAGCTTGCGTTAG
- the cdr gene encoding CoA-disulfide reductase produces MKRVVIIGGGAAGMSTASRVKKLKPEWDVKVFEATEWVSHAPCGVPYVVEGISPKEKLMHYPPEFFIKKRGIDLHLNAKVIEVEQGNIVVQESDGEHKYEWDYLVFANGASPKALPIEGVDLNGVFTADLPPDAVAIQEYMQKNEIKDVVVIGTGYIALEMAEAFVAQGKNVTLIGRSERVLRKTFDKEITDVVEEKLREHLNLKLNEHTREIIGEEKVEKVATDKGEYKADLVIIATGIKPNVELAKQLGVKIGETGAIWTNERMQTSVENVYAAGDVAETKHFITGRRVWLPLAPAGNKMGYVAGTNIAGLSLEFPGVLGTSITKFMDLEIGKTGLTESEAKEAGYNVETAFIKAGTKPHYYPGGKRIWLKGVIDGDTKKLLGVQVAGGEILARVDTAAVAIQAGLTTKDIFFADLAYAPPFAPVWDPLIVLARVLKF; encoded by the coding sequence ATGAAGCGCGTAGTTATTATAGGTGGCGGTGCCGCTGGAATGAGCACCGCATCGAGGGTAAAAAAGCTGAAACCTGAGTGGGATGTCAAAGTTTTTGAAGCAACGGAGTGGGTTAGCCACGCTCCATGCGGCGTCCCCTATGTTGTCGAGGGGATTTCACCAAAGGAAAAGCTCATGCACTATCCACCAGAGTTCTTCATAAAGAAGCGCGGCATTGATTTGCACTTAAACGCTAAGGTAATAGAGGTTGAGCAGGGTAATATAGTGGTTCAGGAGAGCGATGGAGAGCACAAATACGAGTGGGACTACCTTGTCTTTGCTAATGGTGCATCACCAAAGGCACTGCCAATAGAAGGCGTTGACCTAAATGGAGTCTTCACTGCAGATCTACCACCCGATGCAGTCGCCATCCAAGAGTACATGCAAAAAAATGAAATCAAAGATGTTGTCGTCATTGGAACAGGTTATATAGCCTTAGAGATGGCCGAAGCTTTTGTTGCCCAAGGGAAAAACGTAACGCTCATTGGAAGGAGCGAGCGCGTTTTGAGGAAAACATTCGACAAAGAAATAACAGACGTTGTTGAAGAGAAGCTTAGGGAGCACTTAAACCTGAAGCTAAATGAGCATACGAGAGAGATTATTGGAGAAGAGAAAGTGGAAAAGGTTGCTACGGATAAGGGCGAATACAAAGCTGATCTCGTTATAATAGCCACAGGAATAAAACCAAACGTTGAACTGGCCAAGCAGCTTGGAGTTAAGATAGGGGAAACAGGCGCTATATGGACAAACGAGAGGATGCAAACGAGCGTTGAGAACGTCTATGCAGCTGGTGATGTAGCAGAGACAAAGCACTTCATAACAGGCAGGAGGGTGTGGCTCCCGCTGGCCCCGGCAGGCAATAAAATGGGCTACGTTGCTGGGACTAACATAGCGGGCCTAAGCTTAGAATTCCCAGGAGTCTTGGGGACGTCAATAACCAAATTCATGGACTTGGAGATAGGAAAAACTGGATTAACAGAAAGTGAAGCCAAAGAAGCGGGTTATAATGTTGAAACCGCATTCATAAAAGCTGGAACAAAGCCCCACTACTATCCTGGTGGAAAGAGGATATGGCTCAAAGGAGTCATTGACGGAGACACTAAAAAGCTCCTTGGAGTACAGGTCGCTGGCGGAGAGATTCTCGCAAGGGTTGACACGGCAGCAGTTGCAATCCAAGCAGGATTAACTACAAAAGACATCTTTTTTGCAGACTTAGCTTACGCACCACCCTTTGCTCCAGTCTGGGATCCCTTAATTGTTTTGGCTAGAGTCCTGAAGTTTTGA
- a CDS encoding ABC transporter ATP-binding protein produces the protein MGGDALIVRNLKKSYGHLVAVNGLSFKVSEGEIFGLLGPNGAGKTTTIKSILGLLKKDAGEVYILGKKMPNKEILKKVGYMPQELALYLDLTIEENLKFYARLYELTKEEFENKKEKILKLVGLEGFENKLIAELSGGMQRRVSLACALLHEPEFLILDEPTVGVDPHLRANFWEHFRELSKRGVTILITTHYMDEAMKCDRIAIVSEGNIVTVDNPNKIVKETNSENLEEAFLKLTLYGVRA, from the coding sequence ATGGGTGGAGATGCTTTAATCGTTAGAAACTTGAAAAAGAGCTATGGACATTTAGTTGCTGTTAATGGGCTCTCTTTTAAAGTCAGTGAGGGTGAAATCTTCGGCCTTTTAGGGCCGAACGGTGCAGGGAAAACCACCACAATAAAAAGCATTTTAGGACTTCTAAAGAAAGACGCTGGGGAGGTTTACATACTTGGAAAGAAGATGCCTAATAAGGAGATTTTGAAAAAAGTAGGTTACATGCCGCAGGAACTTGCCCTTTACTTAGACCTAACCATAGAGGAGAACTTAAAGTTCTACGCTCGCTTATATGAGCTCACAAAAGAAGAATTTGAAAATAAAAAGGAGAAAATCCTAAAGCTTGTGGGGTTAGAGGGTTTTGAAAACAAATTAATAGCCGAGCTAAGCGGGGGTATGCAGAGAAGAGTCTCTTTGGCTTGTGCACTTTTGCATGAACCTGAGTTCCTGATTTTAGACGAACCAACCGTAGGAGTTGATCCTCACTTAAGGGCTAACTTTTGGGAGCATTTTAGAGAGCTTTCAAAAAGAGGCGTGACGATTTTAATCACAACTCACTACATGGATGAAGCTATGAAATGCGATAGGATTGCCATAGTGTCAGAAGGAAATATAGTGACGGTCGATAACCCAAATAAAATAGTAAAAGAAACAAATTCGGAGAATCTTGAGGAAGCTTTTCTAAAATTGACACTCTATGGGGTGAGAGCATGA
- a CDS encoding 4Fe-4S dicluster domain-containing protein has protein sequence MPTKMMFLLLKQLVQKPFTNPFPVKHAPKNVTELIEKVQKGEVKIHPPVPVPEDFRGKIHYDPERCIGCRLCIKVCPADAMEWIPELRKIRHYASRCMFCALCVDVCPGKKFPGEEKAVKALAMSEDFLLADYDKYSDNLIEEPPEAKEKGI, from the coding sequence ATGCCAACCAAAATGATGTTTTTACTCTTAAAGCAGCTCGTTCAAAAGCCTTTCACCAACCCGTTCCCTGTTAAGCATGCTCCCAAGAACGTCACAGAACTCATTGAAAAGGTACAAAAGGGAGAAGTTAAAATACATCCTCCTGTACCTGTTCCGGAAGATTTTAGGGGAAAGATACACTACGATCCAGAGCGCTGTATAGGTTGCAGACTCTGCATAAAAGTTTGTCCTGCAGATGCTATGGAATGGATACCTGAGCTGAGAAAAATACGACACTATGCCTCACGCTGTATGTTCTGCGCCCTGTGTGTAGACGTCTGCCCCGGCAAGAAGTTCCCGGGAGAAGAAAAAGCAGTAAAAGCCCTTGCAATGAGCGAAGATTTCCTCTTGGCGGACTACGACAAGTACAGCGACAACTTAATAGAGGAGCCTCCAGAAGCAAAGGAAAAGGGGATTTAG
- a CDS encoding SagB/ThcOx family dehydrogenase: protein MGYRKVAYLVVFMVIVSSLLILFKPSIERKKSVEYYGEVIKLPEPSFKGEMSVEEAIAKRRSIRSYKNEPLTLEQLSQLLWASQGITEERRKFRSAPSAGATYPFETYVVVGNVDGLTPGVYHYDPFEHSLTLIKEGDFREDLKKAALNQDWVGKAAINIVLVAFYERTTNYYGERGVRYVHMEAGHIGQNIYLQATALGLGTVAVGAFHDDEVAEVVETEGAPLYIFPVGIPG from the coding sequence ATGGGGTATCGAAAAGTTGCGTATTTGGTGGTATTTATGGTAATCGTTTCGTCACTTCTAATTCTGTTTAAGCCATCTATTGAGCGCAAAAAAAGCGTCGAGTATTATGGGGAAGTTATAAAGCTTCCGGAACCGAGTTTTAAAGGAGAGATGAGCGTAGAAGAGGCGATAGCAAAAAGGAGGAGCATACGTTCATATAAAAACGAGCCCCTGACCTTAGAGCAACTCTCCCAGCTTTTGTGGGCCTCTCAGGGAATTACTGAAGAAAGGAGAAAGTTTAGAAGCGCTCCGAGTGCAGGGGCAACTTATCCCTTTGAGACCTATGTCGTGGTTGGAAATGTTGATGGCCTCACGCCGGGAGTTTACCACTACGACCCCTTTGAGCACAGCTTGACCTTAATCAAGGAAGGTGATTTTAGAGAAGATCTGAAGAAAGCAGCGCTAAACCAGGATTGGGTTGGAAAAGCTGCAATCAACATAGTTTTAGTAGCATTTTATGAGAGAACGACAAACTACTACGGCGAGAGAGGAGTTAGGTACGTCCACATGGAGGCGGGGCATATCGGGCAGAACATCTATTTGCAAGCGACGGCTTTGGGATTGGGAACTGTTGCGGTAGGGGCATTTCATGACGATGAAGTGGCCGAGGTTGTCGAAACTGAGGGAGCACCTCTATACATCTTCCCAGTCGGCATTCCGGGGTGA
- a CDS encoding TrmB family transcriptional regulator, with product MVIVDEVIIEKLKLLGLREYEARIYATLVVLGPSKASEIAKESEVPRPRVYDVLKELHKKGFVDISEGNPTYFRAVEPEKVIASLRDKYLKSSEEVIIKLKSYQKEQREEWMPVWSLQGEWNIKSKVEDLADRAKKELIIAFVDGKLALKFKKAFEKVKHRGLDVKILLLEKNKRYLNALNRFGEARCIQLEKILDRESEDFREVLAEALFSNKTPYNVKGIFVRDGEESILIYEEGGILKGLIITIPFIPMFQRKMMLHFIEKSKEKS from the coding sequence ATGGTAATAGTTGATGAAGTAATTATTGAGAAGCTTAAGCTTCTTGGTCTTAGAGAGTATGAGGCAAGGATTTATGCAACTTTGGTGGTTTTGGGACCATCAAAGGCAAGTGAAATAGCCAAGGAGAGTGAAGTTCCAAGACCGAGGGTTTATGATGTCTTAAAAGAGCTTCATAAGAAAGGTTTCGTAGATATAAGCGAAGGAAATCCTACATACTTTAGAGCAGTGGAGCCCGAGAAAGTAATCGCTTCATTGAGGGATAAATACTTGAAATCCTCCGAAGAGGTCATAATTAAGTTGAAAAGCTATCAAAAGGAGCAAAGAGAAGAGTGGATGCCTGTTTGGTCTCTCCAAGGAGAGTGGAACATAAAAAGCAAAGTTGAAGATTTAGCGGACAGAGCTAAGAAAGAACTCATAATAGCTTTTGTGGATGGGAAGCTAGCTTTGAAATTTAAGAAAGCCTTTGAAAAGGTAAAGCATAGAGGATTAGATGTAAAGATTCTTCTTCTCGAGAAAAACAAGCGTTATCTTAATGCATTAAACCGATTTGGAGAGGCGAGGTGCATACAGCTTGAAAAGATTTTAGATAGAGAATCAGAAGACTTTAGGGAAGTACTCGCAGAAGCGTTGTTCTCAAATAAGACACCCTACAATGTAAAGGGAATTTTTGTTAGAGATGGAGAGGAATCCATTTTGATTTATGAGGAAGGGGGAATCCTTAAAGGCCTAATTATAACAATTCCGTTCATCCCAATGTTTCAGAGAAAAATGATGCTTCACTTTATTGAAAAAAGCAAAGAAAAGAGCTAA
- a CDS encoding HEPN domain-containing protein, whose protein sequence is MLIAKPCTSMKAINITPEEKLDVDLEELCECLAEKGYQIKRVTRFLALVKKTYDISLFPSGKIIVKDTDDAEEALKIAQEIYECMKDYKVM, encoded by the coding sequence ATGCTTATTGCAAAACCGTGCACAAGCATGAAGGCGATAAACATAACTCCTGAGGAAAAGCTCGATGTGGATTTAGAGGAGCTTTGTGAGTGTTTAGCTGAAAAAGGTTATCAAATCAAGAGGGTTACGCGCTTCCTAGCATTAGTGAAGAAGACCTACGACATAAGCCTCTTTCCGAGCGGTAAAATTATTGTGAAAGACACGGATGATGCAGAGGAAGCCTTAAAAATTGCCCAGGAAATCTACGAGTGCATGAAGGACTATAAGGTGATGTGA
- a CDS encoding respiratory chain complex I subunit 1 family protein, which yields MTPETLAYSIGFPLLGIFLGLVYKGMDRRVSARLTSRIGPPIRQPFWDVGKLLLKETIVPENAVAWLFNAMPIVSLAASLTLLLYIPFGVLEAPLEGYGDLVVILYLFTLQSLAMAIGGFASGSPFSSVGAQREMVLMMSYELPLATVIVGFALVYRSFSLTTIASTPVWSMVGPLAGIGVLLLLVALLVVTPAELAKLPFDIAEAETEICEGMLAEYSGRNLALFYLSDAVRGFAMAAIEVVLFIPFTLSYIFGLNLSGATLYIVEGLWFLFKVAIVYILAITIVRTSFGRFKIDQASKIFWVYVNIIALLGLALVWVGV from the coding sequence ATGACCCCCGAAACTCTTGCTTACAGCATTGGCTTTCCACTTTTAGGAATTTTCCTAGGTTTAGTGTACAAGGGTATGGATAGGAGAGTTTCAGCTAGGCTGACCTCTAGAATTGGACCCCCAATAAGGCAGCCATTCTGGGATGTTGGAAAGCTCCTGCTTAAAGAAACGATAGTCCCTGAAAATGCAGTAGCGTGGCTCTTTAATGCCATGCCTATAGTATCACTAGCGGCTTCACTTACGCTACTCCTCTACATACCATTTGGTGTCCTTGAGGCTCCTCTTGAAGGATATGGTGATTTGGTGGTTATACTTTACTTGTTCACACTCCAGTCACTTGCAATGGCAATTGGAGGATTTGCCTCTGGAAGTCCGTTCTCATCAGTTGGTGCGCAGAGAGAAATGGTGCTCATGATGAGCTATGAGTTGCCGTTAGCAACAGTAATCGTCGGCTTTGCCCTAGTCTACAGGAGCTTCTCCCTCACGACAATAGCCTCGACACCTGTTTGGAGTATGGTAGGACCTTTAGCGGGAATTGGCGTTTTACTGCTGCTCGTGGCTCTCTTGGTGGTCACTCCTGCAGAATTAGCAAAGCTCCCCTTCGACATAGCTGAGGCTGAGACAGAAATCTGTGAAGGTATGCTCGCTGAGTACAGCGGAAGGAACTTAGCTTTGTTCTACCTCTCAGATGCCGTTAGGGGCTTTGCAATGGCTGCCATAGAAGTAGTGCTCTTCATACCATTTACACTGAGCTACATCTTTGGCCTCAACCTCTCTGGAGCAACTCTTTACATAGTTGAGGGTCTATGGTTCCTCTTTAAAGTGGCTATAGTCTATATCCTTGCAATAACGATAGTGAGGACTTCATTCGGCAGATTCAAGATAGACCAGGCATCGAAGATATTCTGGGTTTACGTGAACATCATAGCTCTCCTTGGACTGGCTTTAGTATGGGTGGGGGTGTGA
- a CDS encoding membrane protein, translating to MVVIDHYTLGYLTFAFMSLSMLSGAFIFLSKKREAWVKVHIILSILAYILMVLTIWYVR from the coding sequence ATGGTTGTAATTGATCACTACACCCTGGGCTATCTGACCTTCGCGTTTATGAGTTTAAGCATGCTCAGCGGGGCTTTTATCTTTTTATCAAAGAAAAGGGAAGCATGGGTTAAAGTCCACATCATCCTCAGCATACTGGCGTATATTCTGATGGTGCTGACGATCTGGTATGTAAGATAA
- a CDS encoding ABC transporter permease, whose product MKWYRVSAVTKRIFWRLKHDRRMLAFALIAPIIAMTVFGFAFGGEIKDVNIIVVNLDNGHFASEIVKNLDKEIFIIEERSDLQSSINEVKEGRYWAVLYFPDDFSKNVLLGKAAVEVYLDKSNVNVAETIVTGVNKALMDTLIEKGLRFPISIDYSAIYGKEAKFMDMFLPGIMSLAVFMLSTILSVLSFIGERNMGTLERALATPLKEEEVVIGYSIAFGVLGIIQASIMMLVGIFGFNVKITGNPVLAFFIVSLLAVVGVNLGMLLSSVTRSEGQAVQLIPIIILPTFLLAGIFWPIEAIPKYLRPFSYLLPPTYAVDSLRSVIIRGWGIEKVWHDVAVLITFGILFLSLAIFNMKKKQ is encoded by the coding sequence ATGAAGTGGTATAGAGTTTCTGCTGTTACAAAAAGAATCTTTTGGAGACTTAAACATGATAGGAGGATGTTAGCTTTTGCGTTAATAGCTCCTATAATAGCTATGACAGTTTTTGGCTTCGCATTTGGAGGTGAAATTAAGGATGTTAATATAATAGTTGTGAACCTGGATAACGGACATTTTGCATCAGAAATTGTGAAAAATCTTGACAAAGAGATATTTATCATTGAAGAGCGTAGTGATTTGCAATCTTCAATAAATGAGGTTAAAGAAGGAAGATATTGGGCTGTGCTGTATTTTCCGGATGACTTTAGCAAAAATGTGCTTTTAGGAAAAGCCGCTGTAGAGGTGTATCTTGATAAGAGCAACGTTAATGTGGCGGAAACTATAGTGACTGGTGTTAACAAAGCTCTAATGGATACTCTAATTGAAAAAGGACTTAGATTCCCAATAAGTATAGATTACAGCGCGATTTACGGAAAAGAGGCAAAGTTTATGGATATGTTCCTACCGGGCATAATGTCGTTAGCCGTATTCATGCTTTCCACAATACTTTCGGTGCTCTCTTTCATTGGTGAAAGAAACATGGGAACGCTGGAGAGAGCTTTAGCAACCCCCTTAAAGGAAGAGGAAGTTGTTATCGGCTACTCAATCGCATTCGGAGTATTGGGAATAATTCAAGCTTCAATAATGATGCTTGTGGGCATATTTGGCTTCAACGTCAAAATTACCGGGAATCCAGTTTTGGCTTTTTTCATAGTTTCTCTGCTTGCAGTAGTCGGCGTAAACCTCGGAATGCTTCTCTCAAGTGTAACAAGAAGTGAAGGCCAAGCAGTGCAACTTATTCCAATAATAATCCTCCCAACTTTCCTTTTAGCTGGAATATTCTGGCCAATTGAAGCGATACCAAAGTACCTAAGGCCGTTTTCCTATCTGCTACCCCCAACTTATGCCGTAGATTCCCTGAGATCCGTTATCATAAGAGGATGGGGAATAGAAAAGGTGTGGCATGACGTTGCTGTTTTAATAACCTTTGGAATTTTATTTTTGAGCTTAGCAATCTTCAACATGAAGAAAAAGCAATGA
- a CDS encoding DUF424 domain-containing protein, with protein MRIYVKVYHVQGEVLVAACDEELLGKTFREGELKLEVKERFYKGELVEADELGKLLEKATIVNLTGERCVDKAIELGYVDADRVLRIQGVPHAQIAKMIW; from the coding sequence ATGAGGATTTACGTTAAGGTTTATCATGTCCAGGGAGAGGTTTTAGTGGCAGCGTGCGACGAGGAGCTCTTGGGCAAGACCTTTCGCGAAGGTGAACTCAAGCTCGAAGTAAAAGAGCGCTTTTATAAGGGAGAGCTAGTTGAAGCAGATGAGCTGGGAAAGCTTTTAGAAAAAGCCACCATAGTAAACCTAACTGGTGAGAGGTGTGTTGATAAAGCCATAGAGCTCGGCTATGTCGATGCAGATAGAGTTTTAAGGATTCAGGGAGTTCCCCATGCGCAGATAGCTAAAATGATATGGTGA